A genome region from Clostridium sp. JN-9 includes the following:
- the truA gene encoding tRNA pseudouridine(38-40) synthase TruA: protein MKNIKLTVEYDGTCYSGWQRQKNAITIQQVIEDALFKFTNEKINIYGASRTDSGVHAKGYVCNFLLNTKIPGERFRDILNNLLPDDIVILKAEEMPLDFHARYNCKGKRYIYTIVNAKQRISIGRQYSYLYKRKLNVELMRKAAGYFIGTHDFEAFRSIGSNVKTSVRTISELKIEQEGNFIRIIISADGFLYNMVRIITGTLIDVGVGRIKPEDIKDIIESKNRKRAGKCVPGKGLCLDEVFY, encoded by the coding sequence ATAAAAAATATTAAGCTGACAGTTGAATATGATGGGACTTGCTATTCCGGCTGGCAGAGACAAAAAAATGCAATAACAATACAACAGGTTATTGAAGATGCTTTATTTAAATTTACTAATGAAAAAATAAATATCTATGGAGCCAGCAGAACTGATTCTGGTGTTCATGCAAAAGGATATGTATGCAACTTTCTGCTTAACACAAAGATACCAGGAGAAAGATTCAGGGATATTTTAAATAATCTTCTGCCGGATGACATTGTTATTTTAAAGGCAGAGGAAATGCCTTTGGATTTTCATGCAAGATACAACTGTAAAGGAAAAAGATATATATACACAATAGTTAATGCAAAGCAGAGAATATCTATTGGAAGGCAGTATTCATATTTATATAAACGAAAGTTAAATGTGGAGTTAATGAGAAAGGCAGCTGGTTATTTTATAGGAACTCATGACTTTGAGGCATTTAGAAGTATTGGCAGCAACGTAAAAACATCTGTCAGAACAATCTCAGAACTTAAAATAGAGCAGGAAGGCAATTTTATAAGAATAATAATATCTGCAGACGGCTTTCTATATAATATGGTGAGAATTATTACAGGTACCTTAATAGATGTTGGTGTAGGACGGATTAAGCCAGAGGATATAAAAGATATTATAGAGTCAAAAAATAGAAAAAGAGCAGGCAAATGTGTGCCAGGAAAAGGCTTGTGCCTTGATGAAGTTTTTTATTAG
- a CDS encoding energy-coupling factor transporter transmembrane component T has protein sequence MIKDITIGQYIPGDSFVHKLDPRIKILISLIYIINLFVVNSFQGYIFIIAFTIFSIYISKVQLKYIYKGLKPIFVLVIITALLNILMADGKEVIWSWKFITIYKEGLILAAFMVVRLVFLIVGTSLLTLTTSPIELTDGIEKLLNPFKRIGVPAHELAMMMTIALRFIPTLLDETDKIMKAQMARGADFESGNLIQRAKNLIPLLVPLFISSFRRADELAMAMEARCYRGGEGRTRMKQLKLTQRDLIASICTFVLVAVSIWSRFKWKI, from the coding sequence ATGATTAAAGATATTACAATAGGTCAGTATATACCAGGAGATTCATTTGTTCACAAATTAGATCCAAGAATTAAAATATTAATATCTTTAATATATATTATAAACTTGTTTGTGGTAAATAGCTTTCAGGGTTATATATTTATAATAGCATTTACTATATTTAGTATATATATATCTAAAGTCCAGCTTAAATATATTTACAAGGGGTTAAAACCAATATTTGTACTTGTTATTATAACAGCTTTACTCAATATACTAATGGCAGATGGTAAGGAAGTAATCTGGTCTTGGAAGTTTATCACCATATATAAAGAAGGATTAATATTAGCTGCTTTTATGGTTGTAAGACTTGTATTTTTAATAGTTGGTACATCTCTTTTAACTTTAACAACATCACCTATAGAGCTTACAGATGGTATAGAAAAGTTGTTAAATCCTTTTAAAAGAATAGGTGTTCCGGCACATGAGTTAGCAATGATGATGACTATAGCACTTCGATTTATCCCTACTTTGCTGGATGAGACTGACAAGATAATGAAAGCTCAAATGGCCAGGGGAGCGGATTTTGAATCAGGTAATTTAATTCAAAGGGCTAAAAACTTAATTCCATTGCTTGTCCCGTTATTCATAAGTTCCTTTAGAAGAGCTGATGAATTAGCTATGGCAATGGAAGCAAGGTGTTATAGAGGCGGAGAAGGCAGAACAAGAATGAAACAGCTGAAACTTACTCAAAGGGATTTAATAGCATCAATATGTACATTTGTGCTGGTGGCAGTTTCAATTTGGAGTAGATTTAAGTGGAAAATATAA
- a CDS encoding energy-coupling factor transporter ATPase has product MSIIIENLTHIYMKGSPFEKTALNNVSITINDGEFLALIGHTGSGKSTLIQHINGLLKPDSGKIIIDDIDISSKNVKMSTIRKKVGLVFQYPEYQLFEETIEKDIAFGPRNLGLSDDDINTRVERAMNIVGLDYEKYKDKSPFEISGGQKRRVAIAGVVAMEPKILILDEPTAGLDPKGRDDILGKIKKLHKEYNMTIILVSHSMEDVANLADRILVMNEGKCILDGKPSEIFKEIDTLESVGLAVPQVTYLIRELRKKGYDLSDDIYTIDQAKEAIVKLFNKNK; this is encoded by the coding sequence ATGTCAATTATTATAGAAAATCTAACGCACATATACATGAAAGGATCACCTTTTGAAAAAACAGCTCTTAACAATGTAAGTATTACTATAAATGATGGAGAGTTTCTGGCACTTATTGGGCATACTGGCTCTGGAAAATCTACACTTATTCAGCATATTAATGGATTGTTAAAACCTGATTCAGGTAAAATAATTATTGATGATATTGATATAAGCAGTAAAAATGTTAAAATGAGTACTATTCGAAAGAAAGTAGGACTTGTTTTTCAGTATCCTGAGTATCAGCTGTTTGAAGAGACTATAGAAAAAGACATTGCTTTTGGACCTAGAAATCTGGGGTTAAGCGATGATGACATAAATACCAGAGTAGAAAGAGCAATGAATATTGTTGGACTAGATTATGAAAAGTATAAAGATAAATCGCCATTTGAAATAAGCGGCGGTCAGAAAAGAAGAGTAGCCATAGCCGGTGTAGTTGCTATGGAACCTAAAATTCTAATACTTGATGAGCCTACTGCAGGACTTGATCCAAAAGGCAGAGATGATATCTTAGGGAAGATAAAAAAATTGCATAAAGAGTATAACATGACTATTATACTGGTATCACATAGCATGGAGGATGTTGCAAATCTTGCAGACAGGATATTGGTGATGAATGAAGGCAAATGCATATTGGATGGTAAACCAAGTGAGATTTTTAAGGAGATAGATACTCTTGAAAGTGTTGGCTTAGCTGTACCTCAGGTAACATATCTTATAAGGGAGTTAAGAAAAAAGGGGTATGATTTATCGGATGATATATATACTATAGATCAGGCTAAAGAAGCAATTGTAAAGTTGTTTAATAAGAATAAATAA
- a CDS encoding energy-coupling factor transporter ATPase, with product MEQKMIDCINVVYQYGNSEKEKGKIAVNGVNIHVKKGEFIVVLGRNGSGKSTLAKHINALLIPSDGKVYVDGMDTSDTNNTWNIRHKAGMVFQNPDNQIVATIVEEDVAFGPENLGIEPTEIRKRVDDSLKTVDMYKYKKHAPHLLSGGQKQRVAIAGVLAMRPECIVLDEPTAMLDPSGRKEVIGTIKELNKKFNITIVLITHFMEEATEADRIIVMDEGKIAMEGNPREIFSQVEKMKTIGLDVPQMTELAYELRKMGLPLKSDILTIDEMVNGLCQLL from the coding sequence TTGGAACAAAAAATGATTGACTGTATCAATGTGGTTTACCAATATGGTAATAGTGAAAAAGAAAAAGGCAAAATAGCAGTAAACGGCGTTAATATTCATGTAAAAAAGGGAGAATTTATTGTTGTTCTTGGAAGAAACGGCTCAGGGAAGTCTACCCTTGCTAAGCATATAAATGCATTATTGATTCCTTCAGATGGCAAGGTATATGTAGATGGTATGGATACTTCTGATACAAATAATACTTGGAACATTCGGCATAAGGCAGGAATGGTATTCCAAAATCCAGATAATCAAATTGTTGCAACTATAGTAGAAGAAGATGTAGCATTTGGACCAGAAAACCTTGGAATTGAGCCAACTGAAATTAGGAAAAGAGTAGATGATTCTTTGAAAACAGTTGATATGTATAAATATAAGAAACATGCTCCTCATTTGCTTTCTGGAGGTCAGAAGCAAAGAGTTGCTATTGCAGGAGTATTAGCTATGCGGCCGGAATGCATTGTTCTGGATGAGCCTACAGCCATGCTTGATCCATCTGGAAGGAAAGAAGTAATTGGCACAATAAAGGAATTGAACAAAAAATTTAATATAACAATTGTATTAATTACACATTTTATGGAAGAGGCAACAGAGGCGGACAGGATAATAGTAATGGATGAAGGAAAGATAGCTATGGAAGGTAATCCGAGGGAAATTTTCAGTCAGGTAGAGAAAATGAAAACTATTGGTCTGGATGTACCACAAATGACTGAATTGGCATACGAATTAAGGAAGATGGGATTACCGCTTAAAAGTGATATATTAACAATTGATGAGATGGTGAATGGATTATGTCAATTATTATAG
- the rplQ gene encoding 50S ribosomal protein L17, with protein MAIQRKLGRPTDQRRAMLRNLVTSFLKHGKIQTTETRAKETRNLAEKMITLSKRGDLHARRQVLSFVTEEEVVKNLFENIAPKYTERNGGYTRMYKVGPRRGDGAEMVILELV; from the coding sequence ATGGCTATACAGCGTAAGTTAGGACGCCCAACTGATCAGAGAAGAGCAATGCTTAGAAATCTTGTTACTAGTTTCTTAAAACATGGTAAAATACAGACAACAGAAACAAGAGCAAAAGAAACTAGAAATTTAGCAGAGAAAATGATAACTCTTTCCAAAAGAGGAGACTTACATGCTAGAAGACAAGTTCTTTCTTTTGTTACTGAGGAAGAAGTAGTTAAAAACTTATTTGAAAATATAGCTCCTAAATATACAGAAAGAAACGGTGGATACACAAGAATGTATAAAGTTGGCCCAAGAAGAGGAGACGGAGCTGAAATGGTTATACTAGAACTAGTATAA
- a CDS encoding DNA-directed RNA polymerase subunit alpha → MLDIEKPKIECVETTPDGTYGKFVVEPLERGYGITLGNALRRILLSSLPGIAADHVKIDGVLHEFSTVQGVKEDVTELILNIKSLAIKMTGEGPRTIYIDAKGPCEVKAGDIKTDGDVEIVNKDLHIATVDEAGKLYMEITINRGRGYVTQNKNKTADMPIGTIAVDSIYTPVKRVNFAIENTRVGQITDYDKLTLEVWTNGTIMPEDAVSLSAKILIEHFKLFMTLTDHANNVEIMVEKEEDKKEKVLEMTIEELDLSVRSYNCLKRAGINTVQELTERTMDDMMKVRNLGRKSLEEVEQKLAALGLGLKQSEE, encoded by the coding sequence ATGTTAGATATAGAGAAACCTAAAATAGAATGTGTTGAAACAACTCCTGATGGTACATATGGTAAATTTGTTGTAGAACCATTAGAGAGAGGTTATGGAATAACTCTTGGTAATGCTTTAAGAAGAATTCTTCTTTCATCATTACCAGGAATTGCTGCAGATCATGTGAAAATTGACGGTGTACTTCATGAATTCTCTACTGTACAGGGAGTAAAAGAAGACGTTACTGAGCTAATATTAAATATTAAATCTCTTGCAATAAAAATGACAGGCGAGGGACCAAGAACAATTTATATTGATGCAAAGGGACCTTGTGAGGTAAAGGCTGGAGATATTAAAACTGATGGTGACGTTGAAATAGTTAATAAGGATTTACATATTGCGACTGTTGACGAGGCTGGAAAATTATATATGGAGATTACTATTAACAGAGGTAGAGGGTACGTTACTCAGAATAAAAATAAAACAGCTGACATGCCAATTGGCACAATTGCTGTTGATTCCATATATACACCTGTGAAAAGAGTTAATTTTGCTATTGAAAACACAAGAGTAGGTCAAATTACTGACTATGATAAATTAACCCTTGAAGTATGGACTAATGGGACAATAATGCCTGAAGATGCAGTAAGTTTATCCGCTAAGATTCTTATTGAACATTTTAAATTGTTTATGACATTAACAGATCATGCAAACAATGTAGAAATAATGGTTGAAAAAGAAGAGGATAAGAAGGAAAAAGTTCTTGAAATGACTATTGAAGAACTAGATCTTTCTGTTAGAAGCTACAATTGCTTAAAAAGAGCAGGAATAAACACTGTACAGGAGCTGACAGAAAGAACTATGGATGATATGATGAAGGTTAGGAACCTGGGAAGAAAGTCACTTGAAGAAGTTGAGCAAAAGTTAGCGGCTTTAGGATTAGGATTAAAACAGAGTGAAGAATAA
- the rpsD gene encoding 30S ribosomal protein S4 — protein sequence MARYTGPSCRLCRREGLKLFLKGDRCYTDKCAFARRGYAPGQHGMSRKKISNYGLQLREKQKAKRIYGILESQFRTIYERADKLRGITGENLLKLLEMRLDNVIFRLGYGNSRSESRQLVTHGHFLVNGHKVDIPSYTLKVNDVITVSEKSKATEKFKVFAENPKTLPNWLQANVENFEGRVVAEPSRADIDVPVNETLIVELYSK from the coding sequence ATGGCAAGATATACCGGACCATCATGCAGATTATGCAGAAGAGAAGGCTTAAAATTATTTCTTAAAGGTGATAGATGTTATACAGATAAATGTGCATTTGCTAGAAGAGGCTATGCACCTGGACAACATGGAATGAGCAGAAAAAAAATATCAAACTATGGCTTACAGCTAAGAGAGAAACAAAAGGCTAAAAGGATATACGGAATATTAGAAAGCCAGTTTAGAACAATATATGAAAGAGCAGATAAATTAAGAGGTATTACTGGTGAAAATTTACTTAAGCTTTTAGAAATGAGATTGGATAATGTAATATTTAGATTAGGTTATGGCAACTCAAGAAGTGAATCAAGGCAGTTAGTAACACATGGTCATTTCTTAGTAAATGGGCACAAGGTAGATATTCCATCATATACATTAAAAGTAAATGATGTTATAACTGTAAGCGAGAAAAGCAAGGCTACAGAGAAATTCAAAGTATTTGCTGAGAACCCAAAGACATTACCAAATTGGCTGCAAGCTAATGTTGAAAATTTTGAAGGAAGAGTTGTAGCAGAACCTTCAAGAGCAGACATTGATGTACCTGTAAATGAAACACTAATAGTTGAGTTATACAGTAAATAA
- the rpsK gene encoding 30S ribosomal protein S11 — MAAGSKVKKTRRRKERKNIEHGCAHIKSTFNNSIVTITDTVGNAISWASAGGLGFRGSRKSTPYAAQMAAETASKAAMEHGLKSVEVYVKGPGAGREAAIRSLQAAGLEVTLIKDVTPIPHNGCRPPKRRRV; from the coding sequence ATGGCAGCTGGATCAAAGGTTAAAAAAACAAGAAGAAGAAAAGAAAGAAAAAACATTGAACACGGATGTGCTCATATAAAATCAACTTTCAATAACTCTATAGTAACAATAACTGATACTGTAGGAAATGCAATATCATGGGCTAGCGCTGGTGGATTAGGATTTAGAGGCTCAAGAAAGAGTACTCCATATGCAGCTCAAATGGCAGCTGAAACAGCGTCAAAAGCAGCAATGGAACACGGATTAAAGAGTGTTGAAGTTTATGTAAAGGGACCGGGAGCAGGCAGAGAAGCTGCTATAAGATCCCTACAAGCAGCAGGTTTAGAAGTTACATTAATTAAAGATGTTACCCCTATTCCACATAATGGATGTAGACCACCAAAGAGAAGAAGAGTATAG
- the rpsM gene encoding 30S ribosomal protein S13: protein MARIAGIDLPKEKRVEIGLTYIYGIGLPSSHEILAATGINADTRVKDLTEEEVNALRDYINKNFKVEGDLRREVALSIKRLIEIGCYRGIRHRKGLPVRGQKTKTNARTRKGPKKMIGAKKKK, encoded by the coding sequence ATGGCAAGAATAGCAGGTATTGACCTACCAAAGGAAAAAAGAGTAGAAATAGGTCTGACTTATATATACGGTATAGGATTACCTAGTTCACACGAAATCCTTGCAGCTACAGGAATTAATGCAGATACAAGAGTAAAAGATCTTACTGAGGAAGAAGTTAATGCACTAAGAGATTACATTAACAAAAACTTCAAAGTTGAAGGCGATTTAAGAAGAGAAGTTGCTCTTAGTATTAAAAGACTTATAGAAATAGGATGTTACAGAGGTATCAGACATAGAAAAGGTCTTCCAGTAAGAGGTCAGAAGACTAAGACAAATGCAAGAACTAGAAAAGGACCAAAGAAAATGATAGGTGCTAAAAAGAAGAAGTAA
- the rpmJ gene encoding 50S ribosomal protein L36 has product MKVRPSVKPMCEKCKVIKRKGKVMVICENPKHKQKQG; this is encoded by the coding sequence ATGAAAGTAAGACCATCAGTTAAGCCTATGTGTGAAAAGTGCAAAGTAATCAAAAGAAAAGGAAAAGTAATGGTTATTTGTGAAAATCCAAAGCACAAACAAAAACAAGGCTAA
- the infA gene encoding translation initiation factor IF-1 has translation MSKDDVIEMQGTVLEALPNAMFEVELESGQKILAHISGKLRMNFIRILPGDKVTVELSPYDLTRGRITWRAK, from the coding sequence ATGTCAAAAGATGATGTAATAGAAATGCAAGGTACTGTTTTAGAAGCTTTACCTAATGCAATGTTTGAAGTAGAACTAGAAAGCGGGCAGAAGATTCTGGCACATATATCAGGAAAATTAAGAATGAATTTTATAAGAATATTACCAGGCGATAAGGTTACAGTTGAGTTATCTCCATATGATTTAACTCGCGGTAGAATAACCTGGAGAGCAAAGTAA
- a CDS encoding KOW domain-containing RNA-binding protein yields the protein MDLNCNIGKVVCSKNGRDSGRYFIVVGILDENYVYISDGDLRAVEKPKKKKIRHLSFTNVIANDIRESILSGKKISNSIVRKFLQSYDPNKEV from the coding sequence ATGGACTTGAATTGTAATATTGGAAAAGTAGTCTGTTCTAAAAACGGTAGAGATAGCGGAAGGTACTTTATTGTTGTTGGAATTTTAGATGAAAATTATGTATATATATCCGACGGTGACCTGAGAGCAGTTGAAAAACCAAAAAAGAAAAAGATAAGACATTTAAGCTTTACTAATGTAATAGCCAATGATATTAGAGAATCAATATTATCTGGGAAAAAAATAAGTAATTCTATTGTTAGAAAGTTTTTGCAGTCTTATGACCCTAATAAGGAGGTTTGA
- a CDS encoding adenylate kinase, translated as MKIILLGPPGAGKGTQAKSISSKFSIPHISTGDIFRKNISEKTPLGIEAKGYIDKGLLVPDEVTIGIVEDRIKQQDCKNGFLLDGFPRTVQQAEALDEILRSLNTKVDSALLIDVPFDYVLERMTGRRVCSNCGASYHVKFNPPKTEGKCDVCGSGLIQRKDDSQETVNNRLDVYSKQTQPLIDYYKKHQVLSVVDGTGTIDEVFKNICTLLGSDI; from the coding sequence TTGAAAATAATTTTGTTAGGCCCCCCAGGAGCTGGAAAGGGCACTCAGGCAAAATCAATTAGTAGTAAATTTTCAATACCACATATATCAACGGGAGATATATTCAGAAAAAATATTTCTGAAAAAACACCCTTAGGAATTGAAGCAAAAGGTTATATTGATAAAGGATTGTTAGTGCCTGATGAAGTTACAATAGGAATTGTTGAAGACAGAATAAAACAGCAAGATTGTAAAAATGGATTTCTGCTGGATGGATTCCCAAGAACTGTACAACAGGCTGAGGCATTAGATGAAATTTTACGAAGTTTAAATACAAAAGTTGATAGTGCCTTACTTATAGATGTTCCTTTTGACTATGTTTTAGAACGAATGACTGGAAGAAGAGTATGCTCTAACTGTGGAGCAAGTTACCATGTAAAATTCAATCCTCCTAAAACTGAAGGAAAGTGCGATGTATGTGGCAGTGGATTAATCCAAAGAAAAGATGATTCACAGGAAACAGTAAATAATAGACTAGATGTGTATAGTAAGCAGACACAACCACTTATAGATTACTATAAGAAGCACCAGGTACTTTCTGTAGTGGATGGTACTGGTACAATTGATGAAGTGTTTAAAAATATTTGTACACTTCTAGGGAGCGATATCTAA
- the secY gene encoding preprotein translocase subunit SecY, with the protein MLSTLRNAWKVPDLRKRLLFTLFMVAIFRMGNHIPVPGIDTSKLAALVNSGSLFGFYDFMSGGAFSSFSIFAMGVVPYINSSIVMQLLTIAIPSLEQLSKEGEEGRKKIQNYTRYFAVVFGLIQSFSTYAIISQQGAITDTSKFNMFMMVLTLTTASTFLMWFGDKITEHGIGNGISILIFINIISRFPSSINQIAGLQKAETVNFVEVIIFIAVVVALFLAVVVMSLAERRIPVQYAGKTVGGKVYRGQSTHIPINVNASAVIGIIFAISVMQFPITIGQFWPNSAFYKFITAGKYSIFKESSWQYALTYFVLTIFFTWFYTQVTFKPEEMAENMHKSSGFIPGIRPGVPTSDYIENVLGKISIIGGAFAGIIAVLPIIMEGYSNFKGIRFGGTGLLIIVSVALETLRQIESQLVMRHYHGFLK; encoded by the coding sequence ATGTTATCAACCCTACGTAATGCCTGGAAAGTTCCTGATCTTCGAAAGAGACTTCTATTTACACTATTTATGGTTGCAATTTTCAGGATGGGAAATCATATTCCTGTCCCTGGGATTGATACTAGTAAATTAGCAGCGCTTGTTAATAGTGGATCCTTATTTGGATTTTATGATTTCATGTCAGGTGGTGCGTTTAGTTCATTTAGTATATTTGCTATGGGAGTAGTACCATATATCAATTCATCCATAGTAATGCAATTATTGACTATTGCAATTCCTTCTTTAGAGCAATTATCAAAAGAAGGCGAAGAGGGAAGAAAAAAGATTCAAAATTATACAAGATACTTTGCTGTTGTGTTTGGATTGATTCAATCATTCAGCACTTACGCAATAATTTCACAGCAGGGTGCTATAACTGATACTTCTAAATTTAATATGTTTATGATGGTTTTAACTCTTACTACTGCATCAACATTCTTGATGTGGTTTGGTGATAAGATTACAGAACATGGTATAGGTAATGGAATCTCAATATTGATCTTTATTAATATTATTTCAAGATTTCCTTCTTCTATAAATCAGATAGCAGGTCTTCAAAAGGCAGAAACAGTTAATTTTGTAGAGGTTATAATATTTATTGCCGTGGTTGTAGCATTATTTTTGGCAGTTGTTGTAATGAGTTTAGCAGAAAGAAGAATTCCTGTACAATATGCTGGTAAAACAGTTGGAGGCAAAGTGTATAGAGGACAGTCTACACATATACCTATTAATGTTAATGCATCTGCCGTTATAGGCATAATTTTTGCAATATCAGTAATGCAGTTTCCAATTACAATAGGACAGTTTTGGCCAAACTCAGCTTTTTATAAGTTTATTACTGCAGGAAAGTACAGCATATTTAAAGAAAGTAGTTGGCAGTATGCCCTAACATACTTCGTACTAACAATTTTCTTTACCTGGTTCTACACTCAGGTAACATTTAAACCAGAAGAAATGGCAGAAAACATGCATAAATCTTCAGGCTTTATACCAGGGATAAGACCAGGAGTACCTACATCCGATTATATTGAAAATGTATTAGGAAAGATTTCCATTATAGGTGGGGCTTTTGCTGGAATAATTGCTGTGCTCCCAATAATAATGGAAGGCTATTCAAATTTTAAAGGTATAAGATTTGGCGGTACTGGACTATTAATTATTGTTAGTGTTGCACTAGAAACTTTGAGACAAATAGAATCTCAGCTGGTAATGCGTCACTATCATGGATTTTTAAAGTAA
- the rplO gene encoding 50S ribosomal protein L15, which produces MKLHELRPAEGARKSPKRLGRGTGSGLGRNSGKGEKGQRSRSGGGVRPGFEGGQMPLFRRLPKRGFTNIFAKEFAFINVDKLNIFEDGTEVTPELLFSKGIVKKAKNGVKVLGNGELTKKLVVKASKFSKVAAEKIEAVGGKAEVI; this is translated from the coding sequence ATGAAACTTCATGAGTTAAGACCAGCAGAAGGAGCTAGAAAATCACCTAAGAGATTAGGAAGAGGTACTGGTTCAGGTCTAGGTAGAAATTCAGGTAAAGGTGAAAAGGGTCAAAGGTCAAGATCAGGCGGCGGAGTAAGGCCAGGTTTTGAAGGAGGTCAGATGCCTTTATTCAGAAGACTTCCTAAAAGAGGTTTTACAAACATATTTGCAAAAGAATTTGCTTTTATCAATGTTGATAAATTAAATATATTTGAGGATGGTACAGAAGTAACTCCAGAATTATTGTTTTCAAAAGGAATAGTAAAGAAGGCAAAGAATGGAGTAAAGGTATTGGGAAATGGTGAATTAACAAAGAAGTTAGTTGTTAAGGCATCCAAGTTTTCTAAAGTCGCTGCTGAAAAAATAGAAGCAGTTGGAGGAAAAGCTGAGGTGATATAG
- the rpmD gene encoding 50S ribosomal protein L30: MAKLKITLTKSLIGRKKDHIATVNALGLKKINSIVEHEDTPQIKGMINKVSYLLKVEEA, translated from the coding sequence TTGGCTAAACTTAAAATAACTTTGACAAAGAGCTTAATTGGAAGAAAAAAAGATCATATTGCTACAGTTAATGCTCTTGGATTAAAGAAAATAAATAGTATAGTTGAACATGAGGATACTCCTCAAATAAAAGGTATGATTAATAAAGTAAGCTATCTTCTAAAAGTTGAAGAAGCGTAA
- the rpsE gene encoding 30S ribosomal protein S5 — protein sequence MRIDPSTLDLKEKVVFINRVAKVVKGGRNFRFSALVVVGDENGHVGVGMGKSVEIPEAIRKAVEDAKKSLVEVPMVGTTVPHDIMGEFGTGRVLIKTAPEGTGVIAGGPARAVLELAGLKDVRAKSLGSNNPRNMVNATINGLAGLRTAEKIANLRGKSVEEILG from the coding sequence ATGAGAATCGATCCTAGCACTTTAGATCTAAAGGAAAAGGTTGTATTTATAAACAGAGTTGCTAAGGTTGTTAAAGGTGGTAGAAATTTCAGATTCAGTGCTTTAGTTGTTGTTGGAGATGAAAATGGCCACGTAGGTGTTGGTATGGGAAAATCCGTAGAAATACCTGAGGCAATCAGAAAAGCAGTAGAAGATGCTAAAAAGAGTTTAGTTGAAGTACCAATGGTAGGTACAACAGTTCCACATGACATCATGGGAGAATTTGGAACTGGCAGAGTATTGATTAAAACAGCTCCAGAAGGAACAGGAGTTATAGCTGGAGGTCCCGCAAGAGCAGTACTTGAACTTGCTGGATTAAAGGATGTTAGAGCTAAATCATTAGGCTCAAACAATCCAAGAAACATGGTTAATGCTACAATTAACGGATTGGCCGGATTAAGAACAGCTGAAAAAATAGCTAACTTAAGAGGTAAGTCCGTTGAAGAGATTTTAGGTTAG
- the rplR gene encoding 50S ribosomal protein L18, producing the protein MFKKQDRQKSREKRHLRVRKKVFGTAERPRLAVFRSEKNIYAQIIDDVAGKTLASASSLEKDFQGIGSNKEAAKLVGTMIGKKALDNGIKEVVFDRGGYIYHGRVQELAEGAREAGLQF; encoded by the coding sequence ATGTTTAAAAAACAAGATAGGCAGAAATCCAGAGAAAAGCGTCATCTAAGAGTTCGTAAGAAAGTTTTTGGAACAGCTGAAAGACCAAGATTAGCTGTATTTAGAAGTGAAAAGAACATATATGCTCAAATAATAGATGATGTTGCTGGAAAGACACTAGCTTCAGCATCAAGTTTGGAAAAAGATTTCCAAGGCATTGGAAGCAATAAAGAAGCTGCAAAGTTAGTTGGAACAATGATAGGTAAAAAGGCTTTAGATAACGGTATTAAAGAAGTAGTTTTTGATAGAGGTGGATACATATACCACGGAAGGGTACAGGAACTTGCAGAAGGCGCAAGGGAAGCTGGCTTACAGTTCTAA